CAGGCCCATGCGCCGATCGCCGCGGTGTTCGAGGCCGCCTCGGCGTGGGGGCAGGCGGTTCCGACCCTGTGGCGGGGTGTGGAGATCAGCTGTCTGCTGGAGGGGTGTCTGGTGCATGTGCTGGCCCTCGGTTTCGCAGCGGAGCACCCGTCCCTGGACCCCTACCTGCAGGGCAGGGCCGTGGTGGGGCCGGCCCTGCGGGCCGGGGCGGTGGTGCAGGCCATCCATGCCGCCGGAGGTCTGGCTCTGCTGGCCCATCCGGCCCGTTACCGCCGCCCCTTCCCCCAGCTGCTGGCGGCGGCCGCCGACCTCGGCTTCGACGGAGCCGAGGCCTGGTACGACTACGACCTCCAGGCGGTCTGGTCGCCCACGCCGCTGGTGTGCGAGGCGATCGCCAGGGATCTGGAGCAACGTCGCCTTTTGATGAGTTGTGGTACGGATACCCATGGGGTGAACCTCCGCGGCCGCTAGGGTTTGCTGACGCTTTCCCCTTGGCCGTCGATGGGTCTGTTTGATCGCCTGTTCTCCTCCGGCTCCGGCGCCAGCAGCGCCCCCGCCGCCAAGCCCCAGCCCCGCAAGAAGACGGAGGCCGTCTTCCTGGATGCCGATGCCGCCAGCAGCCTCGGCGATGTGAACCTGATGAAGCGGTCGAACACGATCCGCCACACCTTCCCCGGCACGGCCGACAACCCCGGCAACAAGGAGATGGTGGCCGAGGTGTCGTCCATGGAGGCCAAGCTCGAGAAGATGTCGGATGGCCTGCCCGGCGCCAGCCGTGGCGAGGCGGATGTGAACCTCACCGGCGGCATCCCCAAGCCGGTGAAGAAGACCTTTGCCCAGCAGATGTCCCCAGCGCAGCTGGAGCAGCGCAAGCGCGGTTCCGCCCTGGGCGTGAATGTGCCCGGTGGCCCCGCCGCCCTCAAGAAGGAACAGGAGCAGGCCGCTGCGGGCCAGACCTCCCAGCCCCAGATCACCCAGCAGAGCACCGCCAAGCCCGGGGCCATCGATCCCTTCCGCCAGATGGTGAAGGAGCTCAACAGCTGAGCCGGCGGCTCAGGGCTGCTGTTCGATCAGACTTTCGGTGTCGAGCACCAGCTTCTCCAGGTGGCTGATCTGCTCGGCGCCGGCCCTGCTCCAGAGGCCGCGGTGGTGGGCCTCCAGCAGCCGTTCGCCCATGTCGCGCAGTGCCCATGGGTTGCGACGCTCCAGGAACCCCCGCACCTCGGGATCAGCCAGCCAGTGTTCCCACACGGCGCCGTAGCTCCAGGCCGGCATGCGGCCGGTGCTGGCGTCGTAGGCGAACAGGTAGTCGAGGGTGGCGGCCATCTCGAAGCCGCCCTTGTAGCCGTGCTCCTGCATCGCCCGGATCCAGCGGGGGTTGAGCACCCGGCTGCGGAGCACCTTGTCGAACTCCTTCTCGATCCGGTGCAGCCGCGGCCGGCTGCTGCGGGAGTGGTCGCCGAACCAAAGGGCGGGCCGCCGGCCCTGCAGCCGTTCGGCCGCCGCGCTCAGGCCCCCCTGGAACTGGTAGTAATCGTCGGAGTCGAGCAGGTCGTGCTCGCGGTTGTCCTGGTTGTGCAGCACCACCTGCACGCTGCGCAGCCGCTGCTCCAGTCCTGCCCGATCCGCGCGCGCCTCGATGGCGGCTGCGCTTCCTTGGCCGTCGCCGTCGGGGGCGTAGCGCCAGCTGCTCCAGGTCAGGAAGGCCTCGCCCAGATCCCGCCGCTCCTCCCACTGGCCGCTGTCGATCAGGCCCTGCAGGCCGGCCCCGTAGGCGCCGGGTGCCGATCCGTAGACGCGGGCGCAGTGCCCTTCCCGCCGTGCGGCCGCCGCCAGGGGGTTGTCGGCGTCGTCCTCCTCCAGGCCGGCCACCAGGGCGGTGGCCCGGTGCATCCAGCCCACCAGCTGGGGGAAGGCATCGCGGAACAGGCCGGAGATGCGCAGGGTCACATCCACCCGGGGCCGGCCCAGCAGGCTGAGCGGGATCAGTTCCAGATCCACCATCCGGCGCGTTGGCCCATCCCACACCGGCCGCACCCCCAGCAGGGCCAGGGCCTGGGCGATGTCCTCGCCGCCGTTGCGCATCGTGCTGGTGCCCCATACCGAAAGGGCGAGCTGGCGCAGGTGTTCCCCCTCCTCCTGCAGATGGAGCTCCAGCAGCAGCTCGGCGCTGCGGCGGCCCAGGTCCCAGGCGGCCTCGGTGGGCAGCCCCCGCAGGTCCACCGCATAGAAATTGCGGCCGGTGGGCAGCAGATCGGGCCGGCCCCGGGTGGGGGCACCGGCGGGGCCGGCGGCGATGCGGCGGCCCTCCAGCCCCCGCAGGAAGGCCTGCTGTTCCGCCGTACCGCAGCCCAGCAGGCGGGGCACCAGCTGCTGCTGCAGGTGTTGCAGGCTGGCCCGCGTGGCTGGGCCGTGCGCGCCCGGCTGCATGCCCCCCGGGCTCAGGGCCTGGCGGCAGAGTTGCAGGGCCTGCTGCTCCAGCAGGGCGGCGCCATCGCCCGCCGTGCGCAGCACACCGGCGGCCAGGTCAGCGCCGGCCTTGAGGCGCTCCCGGTCATGGGCGTCCAGCGGCTGTTCCTCGGCATCACTCCAGGGATCGAAGCCCAGCCCCCGGTCGCGGGCGAGGGCCTGCGTCAGACCCGCCACCCCGGCCTGGGGTGGCCGGGCCAGGCAGAGCAGCAGTTCCGCCAGCCGCTCGGCCTGCGGCAGGCGGCCGTAGGTGTGGAGCCCCAGGCGGATCTGGGCCTCCTTGAGCTCGCACAGATAGCCGTCGGCGGCATCCAGGCGGGCATCGAGGTCGGCGTCAACCGCCGCCAGGGGAAGCTCCAGGGCCTGGAGCCGCTCCCGCAGGGTGCTGCGCAGGCCCTCGGCCCGGGCGCTGCCGAGCTGGCAGGCCTCCCAGTACTCATCGAGCAGCCCCTCCAGGCGCTGCAGATCTCCGTGCAGACCGGCCCGTCCCAGCGGCGGGGTGAGGTGATCGAGGATCACCGCCTGGCTGCGGCGCTTGGCCTGGGAGCCCTCGCCGGGGTCGTTCACGATGAAGGGGTAGAGGTGGGGCATGGGCCCCAGGGCCCACTCCGGGTAGCACTGATCCGAGAGGCCCAGACCCTTGCCCGGCAGCCATTCGAGGTTGCCGTGCTTGCCCACGTGCACCACCACCTGGGCGCCGAAGCTCCGGCGCAGCCACAGGTACTGGGCCAGGTAGGCGTGGGTGGGCGGCAGATCGGGGCTGTGGTAGCTGAGGCTCGGGTCGCGGTCGTAGCCCCGCTCGGGCTGGATCAGCACCACCAGATGGTTGAACCGCAGGCCCCGGACCGGGAAGGCCGGCGTTCCGCCACGGCCCGGCACCAGCCCCCCATCCCGCTCGGGCGGCCCCCACACCGCCTCCAGGCGCTGCTGGCCCTCCAGGGGCAGGCTGGCGTACCAGGCGCGGTAGGTGCCGAGGTCCAGGTGATCCACGGCGGGCCGGTGGCCGCTCTCCGGGTCGTTGGTCTGGCCCGCCAGCAGCAGGGCGATCAGGGCATCGCCATCGGCCGGGAGCTCTCCCGGCCCCAGGTCGTAGCCGGCCTGCTGCAGCCAGTGCAGCATCAGGGCCGTGGAGGCCGGCGTGTCCAGTCCGACCCCATTGGCCAGACGGCTGTTGCGCACGGGGTAGTTGGCCAGCACCAGGGCCACGCGCCGCCGCGGGGCCGGCGTGCGCCCCAGCGCCACCCAGCGGGCCGTGAGCTCCGCGATCCAGTCGAGCCGCTCGGCATCGGGGTCATAGCCCTGCAGCGCCGAGGCGAGGCGATCACTGGCCTGGCGCGTCTGCTTGAAGGCCCCCACCCGGGTGGTGATGCGCCCATCCAGTTCCGGCAGGGCCACCTGCAGGGTGAGATCGGTGGGGGCCAGGCCGATGCTGCTGGCTTCCCACGCCGTTCGGGGTTGGCTGCTGCAGAGCAGCTGCAGCACCGGCACATCCAGGGCCTCCCACAGGGGCGCCCCCAGCCCGGCCTCCTCGAACTGCACCGAGGCGAACGAAGTGCTGCAGAGCACCGCCGCCACCCCCTCCCGCCGCAGCAGGTCGGCCACACCCCGCTGCACGGCCGGATCCCGCAGGCCGCTCACCCAGAGCGCCCGCGGGCACAGCCCCCGGCCCCGCAATGCCCCCAGGGCGGCCTCCATCAGGGCCAGATCGCCGGCCTGCAGCAGGGCGCGGTAGGCGATCACCCCCACCCGGGGGCCGGGCTCCTGGCGCCAGTCATGGGGGGCCGGATCCGGGAGCGGCTGCACGGCAGGCGGCGGCGCGTCCTCTCCCCGCAGAAGCTGCCCCAGGGCAGCCAGCGCCGCCCGCACATTGGCGCTGCCGCCCTCCCGCAGGCAGCGGCCCAGGGCCAGGGCCAGGGCCGGATCCGCCGTGCCGCAGCGGGCCAGCACCTCCTCATCCTCCGGGGTACCGGCCAGCACCACCAGAGCCCGGCCCTCCTGCTGCGCCCACAAGGCCAGCTGATCCAGTCCGTAGCTCCAGTGCCCGCGGCCCCCGAGCAGCCGCACCACCACCAGCCGGGCCTGCCGCACCGTGGTGACGATGTAGTGGTCGATCACGGCCGGATGGGCCAGGGCGGCCAGGTTGAGGCCCCGCAACTCCACCTCCAGCAGGCCGGGGTCCTCGCTCAGCACCCGGTCCACGCTCACCAGGTCGGTGTCGGCGCTGGTGAGCAGCAGCACCGGTGCCGGTGGCTGCTCCACGTAGGCCCCCCTGTCTGCCTGGTCCGATCCCCCCGGTAGTGCCGCCAGCCTGTGCATCCCCCCATCCTGCTGGCTGCAGTGAGAAGATCGGGGCACGCCAGGCTTCGCCGATTCCCACGCCCCCATGCACCAGTTCCTGCCCTACGCCTGGTTCGATGGCAAGGTCGTGCGCTTCGAGGACGCCACCCTCTCGGTGGCGACCCATGCCCTGCACTACGGCACCGGCGCTTTCGGGGGCATGCGGGCCCTGCCCAATCCTGCTGACCCCAAGGAGATCCTGCTGTTCCGGGCCGACCGCCACGCCCGAAGGCTCAGCCAGAGCGCCCGCCTGCTGCTCACCGACCTGCCGGAGGACACCATCCACGCGGCGATCCAGGCCTTCCTGGTGGCGAACCAGCCCACCTGTCCGGTGTATCTGCGGCCCTTCGTGTACACCAGCGACCTGGGCATCGCCCCGCGCCTGCACAACATCGAGACCAACTTCCTCATCTACGGCCTCGAACTCGGCGACTACCTCTCGCCGGACGGGGTGAGCTGCCGCATCAGCTCCTGGACCCGCCAGGAAGACCGCTCCCTGCCCCTGCGCGGCAAGATCAGCGGCGCCTACATCACCAGCTCCCTGGCCAAGACCGAGGCGGTGAAGAGCGGCTTCGAGGAGGCGATCCTGATGAACAGCCGCGGCAAGGTGAGCGAGGCCAGCGGCATGAATCTCTTCATCGTGCGCGACGGCCAGCTGATCACCCCCGGCGTGGATCAGGACATCCTCGAGGGCATCACCCGGGCCAGCGTGATCGAGCTGGCCCGGACCATGGGCCTGGAGGTGATCGAGCGGGCCGTGGACAAGAGCGAGCTGTTCATCGCCGACGAGGTGTTCCTCAGCGGCACCGCCGCCAAGGTGACGCCGGTGCGCCGGGTGGAGACCACCGACCTGCCGGCGGAGCGTCCCGTGATGGAACGGCTGCGCGAACGCCTCACCCTGATCACGGAAGGCCGCGATCACGCCTATGACCACTGGGTGACGCGGATCCGCATCGACAGCTGAACCCGCCCCGATGACCACCACCCAGCCCCTCAGCACGCCCACGCCGTCCAGGCCCGCCCCCGGCCATTCCGGAACCTGTCTCCAACGGGTGGGATTCCTCGAGCGCCTGCACGCGCCCGAGCGCCCGGTGCTGGTGTTCGACGGGGCCACGGGCACATCCCTGCAGCAGATGAACCTCACCGCCGAGGACTTCGGTGGTGCCGCCCTGGAGGGCTGCAACGAATACCTGGTGGTCACCCGTCCCGACGCCGTGCAGGCGGTGCACCGCCAGTTCCTGGAGGTGGGCGCCGATGTGATCGAGACCGACACCTTCGGCGCCACCTCCCTGGTGCTGGCCGAATATGACATCGCCGACCAGGCCTTCGCGCTCAACAGGCGGGCCGCCGAGCTGGCCCGGCAGATGGCCGACGCCTACAGCACACCGGAGAAGCCGCGGTTCGTGGCCGGCTCCATGGGGCCCACCACCAAGCTGCCCACCCTGGGCCATGTGGACTTCGACGCGATGAAGGCCTCCTTCCAGGAGCAGGCCGAGGGGCTGCTGGCCGGCGATGTGGACCTCTTCATCGTGGAGACCTGCCAGGACGTGCTGCAGATCAAGGCGGCGCTGCAGGGGATCGAAGCGGCCTTCAGCGCCACCGGCCAGCGCCGGCCGCTGATGGTGAGCGTGACCATGGAGACCACCGGCACGATGCTG
This portion of the Cyanobium sp. NIES-981 genome encodes:
- a CDS encoding PHP domain-containing protein, with product MAVSVSPRASHPLAAVLAEVEPASCPTRFNFHCHTVCSDGSLTPEALAHQALAIGLDHLAVTDHHALQAHAPIAAVFEAASAWGQAVPTLWRGVEISCLLEGCLVHVLALGFAAEHPSLDPYLQGRAVVGPALRAGAVVQAIHAAGGLALLAHPARYRRPFPQLLAAAADLGFDGAEAWYDYDLQAVWSPTPLVCEAIARDLEQRRLLMSCGTDTHGVNLRGR
- the cobN gene encoding cobaltochelatase subunit CobN is translated as MHRLAALPGGSDQADRGAYVEQPPAPVLLLTSADTDLVSVDRVLSEDPGLLEVELRGLNLAALAHPAVIDHYIVTTVRQARLVVVRLLGGRGHWSYGLDQLALWAQQEGRALVVLAGTPEDEEVLARCGTADPALALALGRCLREGGSANVRAALAALGQLLRGEDAPPPAVQPLPDPAPHDWRQEPGPRVGVIAYRALLQAGDLALMEAALGALRGRGLCPRALWVSGLRDPAVQRGVADLLRREGVAAVLCSTSFASVQFEEAGLGAPLWEALDVPVLQLLCSSQPRTAWEASSIGLAPTDLTLQVALPELDGRITTRVGAFKQTRQASDRLASALQGYDPDAERLDWIAELTARWVALGRTPAPRRRVALVLANYPVRNSRLANGVGLDTPASTALMLHWLQQAGYDLGPGELPADGDALIALLLAGQTNDPESGHRPAVDHLDLGTYRAWYASLPLEGQQRLEAVWGPPERDGGLVPGRGGTPAFPVRGLRFNHLVVLIQPERGYDRDPSLSYHSPDLPPTHAYLAQYLWLRRSFGAQVVVHVGKHGNLEWLPGKGLGLSDQCYPEWALGPMPHLYPFIVNDPGEGSQAKRRSQAVILDHLTPPLGRAGLHGDLQRLEGLLDEYWEACQLGSARAEGLRSTLRERLQALELPLAAVDADLDARLDAADGYLCELKEAQIRLGLHTYGRLPQAERLAELLLCLARPPQAGVAGLTQALARDRGLGFDPWSDAEEQPLDAHDRERLKAGADLAAGVLRTAGDGAALLEQQALQLCRQALSPGGMQPGAHGPATRASLQHLQQQLVPRLLGCGTAEQQAFLRGLEGRRIAAGPAGAPTRGRPDLLPTGRNFYAVDLRGLPTEAAWDLGRRSAELLLELHLQEEGEHLRQLALSVWGTSTMRNGGEDIAQALALLGVRPVWDGPTRRMVDLELIPLSLLGRPRVDVTLRISGLFRDAFPQLVGWMHRATALVAGLEEDDADNPLAAAARREGHCARVYGSAPGAYGAGLQGLIDSGQWEERRDLGEAFLTWSSWRYAPDGDGQGSAAAIEARADRAGLEQRLRSVQVVLHNQDNREHDLLDSDDYYQFQGGLSAAAERLQGRRPALWFGDHSRSSRPRLHRIEKEFDKVLRSRVLNPRWIRAMQEHGYKGGFEMAATLDYLFAYDASTGRMPAWSYGAVWEHWLADPEVRGFLERRNPWALRDMGERLLEAHHRGLWSRAGAEQISHLEKLVLDTESLIEQQP
- a CDS encoding branched-chain amino acid transaminase, with the translated sequence MHQFLPYAWFDGKVVRFEDATLSVATHALHYGTGAFGGMRALPNPADPKEILLFRADRHARRLSQSARLLLTDLPEDTIHAAIQAFLVANQPTCPVYLRPFVYTSDLGIAPRLHNIETNFLIYGLELGDYLSPDGVSCRISSWTRQEDRSLPLRGKISGAYITSSLAKTEAVKSGFEEAILMNSRGKVSEASGMNLFIVRDGQLITPGVDQDILEGITRASVIELARTMGLEVIERAVDKSELFIADEVFLSGTAAKVTPVRRVETTDLPAERPVMERLRERLTLITEGRDHAYDHWVTRIRIDS